Proteins from a single region of Pseudomonas sp. 10S4:
- the hisA gene encoding 1-(5-phosphoribosyl)-5-[(5-phosphoribosylamino)methylideneamino]imidazole-4-carboxamide isomerase yields the protein MLIIPAIDLKDGACVRLRQGRMEDSTVFSDDPVSMAAKWVEGGCRRLHLVDLNGAFEGQPVNGEVVTAIAKRYPNLPIQIGGGIRSLETIEHYVKAGVSYVIIGTKAVKDPAFVAEACRAFPGKVIVGLDAKDGFVATDGWAEISTIQVIDLAKQFEADGVSAIVYTDIAKDGMMQGCNVSYTAALAAATRIPVIASGGIHNLGDIKSLLDAKAPGIIGAITGRAIYEGTLDVAEAQAFCDSYKG from the coding sequence ATGCTGATTATTCCCGCTATCGATCTCAAAGACGGTGCCTGTGTTCGTCTGCGCCAGGGCCGCATGGAAGATTCCACGGTGTTCTCCGATGACCCGGTGAGCATGGCTGCCAAGTGGGTGGAGGGTGGTTGCCGCCGTCTGCATCTGGTCGACCTGAACGGCGCCTTCGAAGGCCAGCCGGTCAATGGCGAAGTGGTCACCGCGATCGCCAAGCGCTACCCGAACCTGCCGATCCAGATCGGCGGCGGTATCCGTTCCCTGGAAACCATCGAGCACTACGTGAAAGCGGGCGTGAGCTACGTGATCATCGGCACCAAAGCCGTGAAAGACCCGGCCTTCGTTGCTGAAGCTTGCCGCGCGTTCCCGGGCAAAGTGATTGTTGGTCTGGATGCGAAAGACGGTTTCGTCGCCACCGACGGCTGGGCCGAAATCAGCACCATTCAGGTCATCGACCTGGCCAAGCAGTTCGAAGCTGATGGCGTGTCCGCGATCGTTTATACCGACATCGCCAAAGACGGCATGATGCAGGGCTGCAACGTTTCGTACACCGCGGCGCTGGCCGCTGCCACGCGTATTCCTGTGATCGCGTCCGGCGGTATTCACAACCTCGGTGACATCAAGTCGCTGCTCGACGCCAAGGCGCCAGGCATCATCGGCGCGATCACCGGCCGGGCGATCTACGAAGGCACCCTCGACGTCGCTGAAGCGCAAGCTTTCTGCGATTCGTACAAAGGCTGA
- a CDS encoding substrate-binding periplasmic protein, with translation MLKRLLLVLASASVLLINAAHAEESPATDLVLLTENFPPYNMAMNGKNFAQDENINGIAVDIVREMFKRANITYSLTLRFPWERIYKIALEKPGYGVFVMARLPDREKLFKWVGPIGPDDWIMLAKADSKITLETLEQARKYKIGAYKGDAIAETLAKQGLKTIVVLRDQDNAKKLVNGQIDLWATGDPAGRYLARQDGVTGLKTVLRFNSAELYLALNKDVPDETVAKLQAALDQLRKEGVVDEIMAKYL, from the coding sequence ATGCTCAAACGTCTTCTTCTCGTCCTCGCCAGCGCCTCTGTATTGCTCATCAATGCAGCCCACGCTGAAGAAAGTCCTGCCACCGACCTGGTGCTGCTGACCGAAAACTTCCCGCCGTACAACATGGCGATGAATGGCAAAAACTTTGCTCAAGACGAGAACATCAATGGCATCGCCGTGGACATCGTCCGCGAGATGTTCAAGCGCGCCAACATCACCTACAGCCTGACGCTACGTTTCCCTTGGGAGCGAATCTACAAGATCGCCCTCGAAAAACCCGGTTACGGCGTATTCGTGATGGCGCGGCTGCCGGACCGCGAGAAGCTCTTCAAATGGGTCGGCCCTATCGGTCCGGACGACTGGATCATGCTGGCCAAGGCAGACAGCAAAATCACCCTCGAAACGTTGGAACAGGCGCGCAAGTACAAGATCGGCGCCTACAAGGGTGATGCGATTGCCGAGACGTTGGCCAAGCAAGGTCTGAAGACGATTGTGGTGCTGCGGGATCAGGACAACGCGAAGAAACTGGTCAACGGCCAGATTGATCTGTGGGCCACAGGCGATCCGGCGGGGCGGTACCTGGCTCGGCAGGATGGCGTGACGGGGCTTAAGACTGTGCTGCGGTTCAACAGCGCCGAGTTGTACCTGGCGCTGAACAAGGATGTGCCGGACGAAACCGTTGCCAAGCTGCAAGCGGCGCTGGATCAGTTGCGCAAAGAAGGTGTGGTGGACGAGATCATGGCGAAGTATCTCTAG
- a CDS encoding divergent polysaccharide deacetylase family protein, with protein sequence MRLRFFLVLLCCLAGAAHADPAKSSPHKAYLTLIIDDLGQNLPRDRRVLALPGPVTTAIMPDTPHAAEFAREAHRAGKIVILHMPMDPATGPFAWHPDLPLEELEKRLDAAFKAVPYTAGINNHMGSRMTAQQPAMAWLMAELQRRHKFFVDSRTSAQTVAAAEAQKIGLASVSRDVFLDDERTEAAIFTQLQTAISLAHKQGSAVMIGHPYPQTLAVLERELPKLKAQGIDWIDIKLMISVRSNKAMAGHGKDGVYR encoded by the coding sequence ATGCGCCTGCGGTTTTTCCTCGTCCTGTTGTGCTGTCTGGCGGGTGCTGCTCACGCAGATCCCGCCAAGTCATCGCCTCACAAGGCTTACCTGACACTGATCATCGATGACCTGGGGCAAAACCTGCCCCGGGATCGTCGCGTGCTCGCCCTGCCCGGCCCGGTGACCACGGCGATCATGCCCGACACACCCCATGCCGCCGAATTCGCCCGCGAAGCCCATCGTGCCGGCAAGATCGTCATCCTGCATATGCCCATGGACCCGGCCACCGGCCCGTTCGCCTGGCATCCTGACCTTCCCCTCGAAGAGCTGGAAAAACGCCTCGACGCCGCGTTCAAGGCTGTGCCCTATACCGCCGGCATCAACAATCACATGGGCAGTCGCATGACCGCTCAGCAACCGGCCATGGCCTGGCTGATGGCGGAGCTGCAGCGTCGGCACAAGTTCTTCGTCGACAGCCGAACCAGCGCGCAGACGGTTGCAGCGGCCGAGGCCCAGAAGATTGGATTGGCCAGCGTTTCGCGGGATGTGTTTCTCGATGATGAGCGCACAGAAGCCGCGATCTTCACTCAGTTACAGACTGCGATCAGCCTCGCGCACAAGCAGGGTTCGGCGGTGATGATCGGGCACCCATATCCGCAGACGCTGGCGGTGCTGGAGCGGGAGTTGCCGAAGCTGAAGGCTCAGGGCATCGACTGGATTGATATCAAGTTGATGATCAGCGTGCGCAGCAACAAGGCGATGGCTGGGCATGGAAAGGATGGGGTGTACCGGTAA
- a CDS encoding OFA family MFS transporter: MSTSITADGLKAGQPAFLSKERIIAKPGFNRWLVPPAALAIHLCIGMAYGFSVFWLPLSKALGVTAPVACAPDMSFISQVFSSQCDWPISMLGWIYTLFFIFLGCSAAIWGGWLEHAGPRKAGVVSALCWCGGLLISALGIYTHQIWLMWIGSGVIGGIGLGLGYISPVSTLIKWFPDKRGMATGMAIMGFGGGAMVGAPLAAALMSHFASPTGVGVWQSFLVMAAIYFVFMIGGALSYRVPPTGWKPEGWTAPAKKVANAMITHRHVHVNVAWKTPQFRLVWLVLCLNVSAGIGILGMASPLLQEVFGGKLIGVDLPFGQLDAGQLASIAAIAAGFTGLLSLFNIGGRFFWASFSDYLGRKNTYFVFFALGFALYALIPNLGHLGNVALFVAAFCIILSMYGGGFATVPAYLADLFGTQMVGAIHGRLLTAWAAAGVLGPVLVNYLREYQLSIGVERAAAYDITLYILAGLLVLGFLCNLLVRPVADKYFMTDAQLAAEQALGHDKGADSSTVLEWKAAPGSKPLAIAAWLVVGIPLAWGVWVTLQKTAVLFH; encoded by the coding sequence ATGAGCACGAGCATAACGGCGGACGGCCTCAAGGCCGGCCAGCCCGCGTTCCTGTCCAAGGAACGCATCATCGCCAAGCCCGGTTTCAACCGTTGGCTGGTACCACCGGCCGCTTTGGCCATCCACCTTTGCATCGGCATGGCCTACGGCTTCTCGGTGTTCTGGTTGCCGCTGTCCAAAGCCCTGGGCGTGACCGCTCCAGTCGCTTGCGCGCCGGACATGAGCTTCATCTCGCAAGTTTTCTCATCTCAATGCGACTGGCCGATCTCGATGCTCGGCTGGATCTACACCCTGTTCTTCATCTTCCTCGGCTGCTCGGCAGCGATCTGGGGTGGCTGGCTGGAACATGCCGGGCCACGCAAGGCTGGTGTTGTATCGGCACTGTGCTGGTGCGGCGGTTTGCTGATTTCGGCGCTGGGGATTTATACCCACCAGATCTGGCTGATGTGGATCGGCTCCGGGGTCATTGGCGGTATCGGCCTGGGCCTGGGTTACATTTCGCCGGTCTCGACCCTGATCAAGTGGTTCCCGGACAAGCGCGGCATGGCGACGGGCATGGCGATCATGGGCTTCGGTGGCGGCGCGATGGTTGGTGCTCCGCTGGCTGCGGCATTGATGAGCCATTTTGCTTCGCCAACTGGCGTGGGCGTATGGCAGAGCTTCCTGGTGATGGCCGCGATCTACTTCGTGTTCATGATCGGTGGCGCACTGTCCTACCGCGTTCCGCCAACCGGCTGGAAGCCTGAAGGCTGGACGGCTCCGGCGAAAAAAGTGGCGAACGCGATGATCACTCATCGTCATGTCCACGTGAACGTGGCGTGGAAAACCCCGCAATTCCGTCTGGTGTGGCTGGTGCTGTGCCTGAACGTGTCCGCCGGTATCGGCATTCTCGGCATGGCTTCGCCGCTGTTGCAGGAAGTGTTTGGCGGTAAATTGATCGGTGTTGACCTGCCATTCGGTCAGCTGGACGCCGGGCAACTGGCTTCCATCGCGGCCATTGCGGCCGGTTTCACGGGGTTGCTGAGCCTGTTTAACATCGGTGGCCGGTTCTTCTGGGCATCGTTCTCCGACTACCTGGGCCGCAAAAACACCTATTTCGTGTTCTTCGCCCTGGGCTTTGCCCTGTACGCACTGATCCCGAACCTTGGTCACCTGGGTAACGTTGCGCTGTTCGTAGCGGCGTTCTGCATCATCCTGTCGATGTACGGCGGTGGTTTTGCGACTGTTCCGGCCTACCTCGCGGACCTGTTCGGTACGCAAATGGTCGGCGCGATCCACGGTCGTCTGCTGACCGCGTGGGCGGCGGCGGGCGTGCTGGGGCCGGTGTTGGTGAACTACCTGCGTGAATATCAGCTGAGCATCGGCGTTGAACGTGCTGCCGCTTACGACATCACGCTGTACATCCTCGCGGGCCTGCTGGTGCTGGGGTTCCTGTGCAACCTGCTGGTTCGCCCGGTGGCCGACAAGTACTTTATGACCGACGCGCAACTGGCTGCCGAACAGGCGCTGGGCCACGACAAGGGTGCTGACAGCAGCACTGTGCTGGAGTGGAAGGCCGCGCCGGGCAGCAAGCCGTTGGCGATTGCTGCGTGGTTGGTGGTGGGTATTCCGTTGGCGTGGGGTGTTTGGGTGACCCTGCAGAAAACAGCAGTACTGTTCCACTAA
- a CDS encoding S41 family peptidase encodes MLHLSRLTSLALTIALVIGAPLAFAAQPAPVAAPAPAPAGTAATTKAPLPLEELRTFAEVMDRIKAAYVEPVDDKTLLENAIKGMLSNLDPHSAYLGPEDFAELQESTSGEFGGLGIEVGAEDGFIKVVSPIDDTPASKAGIQAGDFIVKINGAPTRGQSMTEAVDKMRGKLGQKITLTLVRDGGTPFDVTLVRATIQVKSVKAQLLDSGYGYIRITQFQVKTGEEVSKALAKLRKDNGKKLNGIVLDLRNNPGGVLQAAVEVVDHFITKGLIVYTKGRIANSELRFSATGKDESEAVPMVVLINGGSASASEIVAGALQDQKRAVLMGTTSFGKGSVQTVLPLNNDRALKITTALYFTPNGRSIQAQGIVPDIEVRKAKITNEQDGDYFKEADLQGHLGNGNGGADKPTGSGSKTKAKAMPQDDDYQLAQALSLLKGLSITSGR; translated from the coding sequence ATGCTGCATTTGTCCCGCCTTACCTCGCTGGCCCTGACGATCGCCCTGGTGATCGGCGCGCCTCTGGCGTTTGCCGCTCAGCCTGCCCCGGTAGCGGCGCCAGCTCCTGCACCTGCGGGCACGGCTGCGACCACCAAGGCGCCATTGCCGCTGGAAGAGTTGCGCACCTTTGCCGAGGTCATGGACCGGATCAAGGCTGCCTATGTCGAACCGGTAGACGACAAGACCCTGCTGGAAAATGCCATCAAGGGCATGCTCAGCAACCTCGATCCGCACTCCGCCTACCTGGGCCCGGAAGACTTCGCTGAACTGCAGGAAAGCACCAGCGGCGAATTCGGCGGCCTGGGCATCGAAGTCGGCGCCGAAGACGGTTTCATCAAAGTGGTTTCGCCAATCGATGACACCCCGGCTTCCAAAGCGGGCATCCAGGCCGGCGACTTTATCGTCAAGATCAACGGCGCCCCGACTCGCGGCCAGAGCATGACCGAGGCCGTGGACAAGATGCGCGGCAAGCTCGGCCAGAAGATCACCCTGACCCTGGTTCGCGATGGCGGTACGCCGTTCGACGTGACCCTGGTCCGCGCCACCATTCAAGTGAAGAGCGTCAAGGCTCAGCTGCTGGATTCGGGCTACGGCTACATCCGCATCACCCAGTTCCAGGTCAAGACCGGCGAAGAGGTTTCCAAGGCCCTGGCCAAGTTGCGCAAGGACAACGGCAAGAAGCTCAACGGCATCGTCCTCGACCTGCGTAACAACCCGGGCGGCGTGCTGCAAGCGGCGGTTGAAGTGGTCGATCACTTCATCACCAAGGGCCTGATCGTCTACACCAAGGGCCGCATCGCCAACTCTGAACTGCGCTTCTCTGCCACCGGCAAAGACGAAAGCGAAGCCGTGCCAATGGTCGTGCTGATCAACGGCGGCAGCGCCTCGGCGTCGGAAATCGTCGCCGGTGCCTTGCAGGATCAGAAACGCGCAGTGCTGATGGGCACCACCAGTTTCGGCAAAGGCTCGGTACAAACCGTGCTGCCGCTGAACAACGACCGCGCCCTGAAGATCACCACCGCACTGTACTTCACGCCGAATGGTCGCTCGATCCAGGCCCAGGGCATCGTGCCGGACATCGAAGTGCGCAAGGCCAAGATCACCAACGAGCAGGATGGCGATTACTTCAAGGAAGCCGATCTGCAAGGTCACTTGGGCAATGGCAACGGCGGCGCCGACAAACCGACCGGTTCCGGCAGCAAAACCAAAGCCAAAGCCATGCCGCAGGATGACGACTACCAACTGGCCCAGGCCCTGAGCCTGCTCAAAGGGCTGAGCATCACCTCCGGCCGCTGA
- the hisH gene encoding imidazole glycerol phosphate synthase subunit HisH, with the protein MQTVAVIDYGMGNLHSVAKALEHVGAGKVLITSDADVIREADRVVFPGVGAIRDCMAEIRRLGFDSLVREVSQDRPFLGICVGMQALLDSSEENEGVDCIGLFPGAVKFFGKDLHEDGEHLKVPHMGWNEVKQTVDHPLWHNIPDLARFYFVHSYYIAAGNARQVVGGGHYGVDFAAALADGSRFAVQFHPEKSHTHGLQLLQNFAAWDGRW; encoded by the coding sequence ATGCAGACGGTCGCGGTTATCGATTACGGCATGGGCAACCTGCACTCGGTGGCCAAGGCCCTCGAGCACGTCGGTGCCGGCAAGGTCTTGATCACTAGCGATGCCGATGTGATTCGCGAAGCCGACCGGGTGGTATTCCCCGGCGTCGGCGCGATTCGCGACTGCATGGCGGAGATCCGTCGCCTGGGCTTCGACTCGCTGGTGCGTGAAGTCAGCCAGGACCGTCCGTTCCTCGGCATCTGCGTCGGCATGCAAGCCTTGCTCGACAGCAGTGAAGAGAACGAAGGCGTTGACTGCATCGGCCTGTTCCCGGGCGCGGTGAAGTTCTTCGGCAAAGACCTGCATGAAGACGGCGAACACCTGAAAGTCCCGCACATGGGCTGGAACGAAGTGAAGCAGACGGTGGATCACCCGCTGTGGCACAACATTCCGGACCTGGCGCGTTTCTACTTCGTGCACAGCTACTACATCGCTGCCGGCAATGCGCGGCAAGTGGTGGGTGGCGGTCACTATGGTGTCGATTTCGCTGCGGCGCTGGCCGATGGCTCGCGTTTCGCCGTGCAGTTCCACCCGGAGAAGAGCCATACCCATGGCCTGCAATTGCTGCAGAACTTCGCCGCGTGGGATGGTCGCTGGTAA
- the hisF gene encoding imidazole glycerol phosphate synthase subunit HisF has protein sequence MALAKRIIPCLDVDNGRVVKGVKFENIRDAGDPVEIARRYDEQGADEITFLDITASVDGRDTTLHTVERMASQVFIPLTVGGGVRTVQDIRNLLNAGADKVSINTAAVFNPEFVGEAAQHFGSQCIVVAIDAKKVSLPGETPRWEIFTHGGRKPTGLDAVEWAKKMEGLGAGEILLTSMDQDGMKNGFDLGVTRAISDALGIPVIASGGVGNLQHLADGILEGHASAVLAASIFHFGEYTVQEAKAYMAHRGIVMR, from the coding sequence ATGGCGCTGGCCAAACGCATCATCCCTTGCCTGGACGTGGACAACGGCCGGGTGGTCAAGGGCGTCAAGTTCGAGAACATCCGCGACGCCGGTGACCCGGTGGAAATCGCCCGCCGCTACGACGAGCAGGGTGCCGACGAGATTACCTTTCTCGACATCACCGCCAGCGTCGATGGCCGCGACACCACGCTGCATACCGTCGAGCGCATGGCCAGCCAGGTGTTTATCCCGCTGACCGTCGGCGGTGGCGTGCGCACCGTGCAGGACATTCGCAACTTGCTGAATGCCGGCGCGGACAAGGTTTCGATCAACACCGCCGCGGTGTTCAACCCGGAGTTCGTCGGCGAAGCCGCGCAGCATTTCGGCTCGCAGTGCATCGTCGTCGCCATCGACGCGAAGAAGGTTTCACTGCCGGGCGAAACCCCGCGCTGGGAAATCTTCACCCACGGCGGCCGCAAACCGACCGGTCTCGACGCCGTTGAATGGGCGAAGAAGATGGAAGGCCTGGGCGCCGGTGAAATCCTGCTGACCAGCATGGACCAGGACGGCATGAAAAACGGCTTCGACCTGGGTGTCACCCGCGCGATCAGCGATGCGCTGGGTATTCCGGTGATCGCCTCCGGCGGCGTCGGCAACTTGCAGCATCTGGCCGACGGCATCCTCGAAGGCCACGCCAGTGCGGTGCTGGCGGCGAGTATTTTCCACTTCGGCGAATACACTGTGCAGGAAGCCAAGGCCTACATGGCTCATCGCGGAATCGTGATGCGCTAA
- the hisB gene encoding imidazoleglycerol-phosphate dehydratase HisB — MAERKASVERDTLETQIKASINLDGTGKARFDIGVPFLEHMLDQIARHGLIDLDIVSKGDLHIDDHHTVEDVGITLGQAFAKAIGDKKGIRRYGHAYVPLDEALSRVVIDFSGRPGLQMHVPYTRATVGGFDVDLFQEFFQGFVNHALVSLHIDNLRGTNTHHQIETVFKAFGRALRMAVELDDRMAGQMPSTKGVL; from the coding sequence ATGGCCGAACGTAAGGCGTCTGTCGAGCGCGACACTCTGGAAACCCAGATCAAAGCCTCGATCAACCTGGATGGCACCGGAAAGGCCCGATTTGATATCGGTGTACCTTTTCTTGAGCACATGCTCGACCAGATCGCCCGTCACGGGCTGATCGACCTGGATATTGTCAGCAAGGGCGACCTGCATATCGACGACCACCACACGGTGGAAGACGTCGGTATCACCCTGGGTCAGGCCTTTGCCAAAGCCATCGGCGACAAAAAAGGCATCCGTCGCTACGGCCACGCCTACGTACCGCTCGATGAAGCGCTGTCGCGCGTGGTGATCGACTTCTCCGGCCGTCCTGGCCTGCAGATGCACGTTCCCTATACCCGCGCCACCGTTGGCGGCTTCGATGTTGACCTGTTCCAGGAATTCTTCCAGGGCTTCGTCAACCATGCTCTCGTCAGCTTGCACATCGACAACCTGCGTGGCACCAACACTCACCACCAGATCGAAACCGTGTTCAAGGCTTTCGGCCGCGCCCTGCGCATGGCTGTAGAGCTGGATGACCGCATGGCCGGTCAGATGCCATCGACCAAAGGCGTTCTGTAA
- a CDS encoding DUF2164 domain-containing protein, with translation MAVKKKPPILTLTPEQENEANHKIKRFMEDRFELDLGSFEAGEILELFTREIAPHYYNRAIFDVQTHLKERFESIESDLWALEKN, from the coding sequence ATGGCCGTCAAGAAGAAGCCGCCGATCCTGACCCTCACTCCCGAACAGGAGAACGAGGCCAATCACAAGATCAAGCGGTTCATGGAGGATCGTTTCGAACTGGACCTGGGTTCGTTCGAAGCGGGGGAAATCCTTGAGCTGTTTACCCGCGAAATTGCGCCGCACTATTACAACAGGGCGATTTTCGATGTGCAGACGCACCTTAAAGAAAGGTTCGAAAGCATCGAAAGCGACCTGTGGGCGCTCGAGAAAAACTGA